The genomic DNA TCAGGACACGTCTCAATCGGATGCTCCACGACGCGATCCGGCTGCGCGACCTGCTCGAGGGTGTGTCCTTTGTGTCGGGGCTGTCCGCCAGGCTTCCGTTGCCCTTTCGTGCGCAGGCTCTTGGGAGACGGCTTGGGGTAGCCGTCACTGGAAGGCGGTTTGTTGCTGTTGCCGCTGTTCTTGGCGAGTTGGTCGCGCAAGGAGCGCACTTCCGTCTCCAACGCCGCGATGCGTTCTTGCATCAACAGGATGATGGCGATGAGGCTCTCTTTGTCGGGCGCTTCGAGTTGATCGCGCGTGAACGTCTGGATGCGTGTCATGCGTTTCCGTATCCGAGTGATTCCGACATCGTCCATACTATCGGCGCAGTCGGGAATGTCCGCAATCAGACTGAGTAGTTACGACGGATCAATCTCAGAAAAAGAGGAAAACCGCGCGCTTCGTCGTCCTTGTCTAGTGAAAGGCGGATTCAACCGATGTCCGTGACGCTCGCGATTCTCGACACGACCGGCGTTCAGACCTTTACCTACAGGAGCAGCGGCGATGCCTAGAGCAGTTCCGGATTGCCCGGGTCGACCGAAAGAGACGGCGGCCCGCCTCGTAACGAAGGATTACGCCATTCGCCTGATAACGCCGATGTTCGGGGGCGGGGTCGAAGCCGGATCGCCAGACCCCTCCTATCCGATTCGCGGCACGGCGATTCGCGGTCAGCTCCAGTTCTGGTGGCGGGCGACGCGCGGCGCAGTCTATCCCGACAAGGACGCCCTTTTCGAGCGTCACGCGGCGGTATGGGGCACGACGGAACGCGCCAGCCCGGTGGAGATCGAAGTTGTTGACGTTCAGACCGATGCGCCTGCGTCATGTGCTACCTATACGCGTCGTAACGATGGCAGGCTGCAACTACAGTGGAATTCCCCGTTCGCGAACACGCCGTTACCGTACGCATTATTCCCGTTTCAAGGCCAACTGAACCGTCCACGAACGGACGTGGAAAAACAGCCTGCGGACTTCATCAGACAGGTTTCGTTCGTCCTCCGTGTCCGGTTCCCTGAATCCCTCCGGCAGGATGTAGAGACCGCCGTCTGGGCATGGGTCAACTTCGGGGGATTGGGCGCTCGGACACGGCGCGGATGCGGCGCTCTGTTCTGCAAAGAGCTCGCGCCAGCGAACGCTAACGGTCTAGGCGATTGGGTGAAACAACGGATTCCGAACGCTTCGCCCGTCCGAGATTGGCCTACGCTCTTGTCTGCCATGCGGATTGCGGCAAACGCGGAGCCTCTCGCGGCTTGGGCAAGGGCGGTCGGCTTGATGCGGGACTTCCGACAAGGCGTGAACTTCGCCCGGAATCCCGGGAACCCGCCGAGTAGGCCCGGGCGATCCCGATGGCCCGAACCGGATACTATCCGGCGCGTCACCAACAAGTGGGAGAACAACCATCAACCCCGGCAGTACATCCCGAACGCATTTCCACGCGCGGAATTGGGTCTGCCTATCGTGTTCCATTACCAGAGCAGTCACGATCCCGAAGATACAGATTTGTATCCCGAAGGATCTAAACGGATGGCAAGTCCTCTGATACTCAAGCCGCTTGCCCTCGCGGATGGCAACGCAATACCGATGATCCTGCGCTTGGCGACGCCTCAACTGACGGCGGTAGACCTCAAGCGCGGAAACAACTCGCTGACGCTGCCGCCCAACACGGCGATCCGAGGCGCTCATCTGACGGCATATCAGCACGCTCCGTTCGACTCCCCCCTCGCCGACGCGCCGAACACCGGTTCCGCGCTGGACGCTTTTTGCGCCTATGCGTCAAAGAAAGGCTTTACGGAGGTGCAACTATGAGTTCCCATCTCCTCGCGCTCTCCGTCGGACCCGTGCAGGAGTTCATCGCGGCGTCGCGACGCACCCGCGACCTCTGGTTCGGCTCCTATCTCCTTTCCGAAATCAGCAAGGCAGTCGCTCGATCCGTTCGCATTGACGGCGGAAAACTTATCTTTCCGTCGCCGGATAACGCCGACGAGCTTGAGCCGCAAACCGGCTCGGACGACGACGCGCGCGCCTTGAACGTGGCGAACATCATCATCGCGGAGCTGAAAGACCGCGATCCGAGCGTTGTCGTTCAGAACGCGAAAAACGCCGCGCGCGCGCGGTGGCGCAAGTTCGCCGATGACGTGTTCGACGACCCGAAGATCACACGAGCGATCCGCGAGGAAATCTGGAAGGACCAGGTGAACGACGTCGTCGAGTTCTACGCGGCGTGGGTTCCGTTCAACGGCGCGAACTATCCACTCGCGCGAAAACGCGTGACGCAGCTGCTCGCGGGACGCAAGAACTGCCGCGACTTCTGTCCGGCGAAGGGACGCGCGAAGGTGCCCAAATCGTCGTTGGACGGGTTGCGCGAGTCCGTGCTCGTTGAGCGCCGTGACGACTGGTCAGCAAAGACGAAACGCTCGTTGCGAGTGCGCGACGGCGAACAACTCGACGTCGTCGGCGTCGTCAAGCGCGCGGCGGGAGGGGATCGTCCCTATCCGTCCGTATCGCGGGTCGCCGCCGATCCGTGGCTGCGCGGCGTCAAAGATGACGACCTTGAACCATTCAAGGAAGTCTGCGCTTCGTTCGGCGGGAATGCGCTTCATCGTCTCGACACGGAGATATATCCCCGATATGAACGGTTCCCATATGAAGGAACGGCAGTCTATCGCAATCGGTACAAAGAGCTCGAAGAAGAGACAGGAGTCGACATCAAGCCGCTCGCCGACGCCTTGAAAGCGCTGACCGATAAGCACAAAGAACCGAACCCCTACCTCTCCGTCCTCGTTGCCGACGGCGACCGGATGGGCCCGGCGATCAGCGAGCTGAAGGACATCGGCGAGCATCAGGCTTTCTCGAAGGCGCTGTCGACGTTCGCCGAGAGCGCGAAAGCCATTGTCCGCGAACACCGCGGCGTGCTCGTCTACGCCGGCGGCGACGATGTTCTTGCGTTTCTGCCCGTAGATCAATGCCTATCGTGCGCGCGAAAGCTTCACGACACGTTCGGCGAACTGCTCAAAGAGCAGTCCAAAGAGACGAAGCAAGAACTGACGCTTTCCGTCGGTGTCGCTATCGCGCACTTCTTGGACAATCTCGAAGACCTGCTCAACTTCGGACGCGAGGCGGAGAAGCACGCCAAGAATCCGCAAGACGACGACCGGAAACCCGATGGAACCAAACAAGAGAAGCGAAACGGACTCGCCGTCCACCTGCTGAAGCGCGGCGGCAGTCCCATCACCGTCCGCGCGAACTGGTCGGACGATCTCGACGAACGACTCGCCACAATGGCGGAATGGCTCGCGGACGGGAAGCTCCCGACCCGTCTCGCCAATGAGCTGCGCGGAATCGCGGACGCGTACGAGCGATGGGACGATGGCAACGCCCTCGAGAACGCGATCCAGAAGGATGCGCTTCGCGTTGTCGGCAAGAAACAGCCCCCATCGGAAGGCGCGATGGGCAACATCGGGGACATGATCCGAGCGCGCGTGAAGAACGCGGCGACACTCAAGCGGTTCGCTAACGAGCTCCTTGTCGCCCGGCAGATGGAAACCGCGCTCCGTCAGATAAGGCACGAAACTGCGCAAGGAGACGACGAATGACCACATTCCTCGAACTCACCTGCCGCGATCCGATTGTCTCGCGCGACGGGCGACCCTTCGGCGTCGGGCAGGGCAACCGAATGAAGTCCGTCGGTTGGCTCTTGCCTTCGGTCGTCGCCGGGTCGCTTCGGACGATGATCGGCAAAGCCGCAGGGCGCGACTTCTCGGATGCGACGGCGAAAGATCTGCTGCAGATGTCCGTCGCTGGAGTCTTTCCTGTCGCCGACGGGCGACTCTACTACCCTGCGCCGAACGACTGCGTCGTCGAAAAGCCCGATGATGGAGCCAAACCGGCTATTCATCAAGGGAAACTTGAAGCGATCCGCGACGGCGAAGGTTGCGATCTGCCCGGCGGACTCGCTCCCGTAACTCTGAAGGGCGAGGACTTCAAACCGGGTCCGAAGCCCGATTGGTGGCGCGACGACCACTACGCGAAGTGGCTCGTTACCGATGAAAAGGACTTCGCGTTCGACGAGACGTTTCTTCAAGCTCCGTGCCTAGACGAGCGCACGCATGTCTCGCTCGACCCGGCCGCAGGAGCCGCCGCAGAGGGCGAGTTGTTCACGACCGCGGCGTTGGCGGCGACCCACCTCCCGCGATACGGCGCGAAACCCGACGACCTGTTTTCGCGTCGGTTCGCGGAAATCCGCCTGACGGCGCGCGTCGTGGCGGATGGCTGGTGCGGCGAGAAGGTCGAACCGCTCAACGGCGTTCACCCGCTCGGCGGAGAACGGCGGTTGGTTCACTGGCGAAGCGTCGCCGAGATGGCGTCGAAATGGAAGTGTCCTCCAGCCGTCGCCGACACCCTGAGCAAAAAACCGACGCGCCTCCGAATGGTCTTGGCGACGCCCGCGATATTCTGCGGCGGATGGAAACCCGGGTGGCTTGATGCCGAACTTCGTGGAACGCCGCCCGGCGCGTCGATGACGCTTCAGCTGAAAGGCGTCTGTATTGAGCGGTGGCGCGCTGTCTCCGGCTGGTCGCTCGCGGAGCCGCGCGGGCCCAAACCGGTGAAGCGGATGGTTCCTGCGGGGGGCGTCTACTTCTTCGATGTCGTCGCGGGAGACGCTTCCGGCTTGGCGGAGCGATGGTTAGAGCCGGTCAGCGACGACGAACAGGATCGGCGAAACGGTTTCGGACTCGCCCTTTGGGGCGTCGCGTAACACAAGAGGAGAATCGAACATGGCAACGAAACTCTACTGGCTTCACACGCTTTCGCCGACGCACGTTGGCACGGGACGCGGCATCGGCTACATTGACCTGCCCGTACAGCGCGACAAGGTGACGAATTGGCCCCTCATTCCGGGCTCCGCCATCAAGGGGGTCTGGGCGGACTATTACGGCGCGACCGACAAGAAGCGCGACGGTGACGACGAAGGCGCGCGATGGTTGCGCGCCGCGTTCGGCAAAGGCGGTGACGATTCCTCGAACGCCGGCTCGCTGATCCCGACGGACGCGCGGCTTGTCTGCCTGCCGGTGCGGAGTTTCCGGGGAACCTTCGCGTGGTGCGCGTCGCCGATGGCGTTGCGGATGCTCCACCGTGACTTGGCGCTCGCCGGCGTCGGCAACCTGCCGCTGATCCCGGCCCTCGACGTCGAAACCACCGTCCTCCACCCATCACAAGCGGCATCGGCGCTCGTCGACGAGCATCGCATCTACCTCGAAGACCTCGACTTCACCGCTCAATCGAACGACGAAGCGGGCGATTGGGCGAACCAAATCGCCAAATGGGTCTTCCCCGGCGACGCAAATAAGGACTGGCGAACCGCCTTTATGAAGCGGTTCGCGGTTCTGCCGGACAGCGTGTTCGACTATCTGACCGAGACGGGAACCGAAGTGACCGCCCGCGTGCGCATTGACGATGACTCCAAGACGGTCGCGACGGGACAACTCTGGAACGAAGAGTCGCTTCCGGTCGAGACGATCCTCGCCGGGTTCGTCGCGTGCGACCGGGTCTACGCCCGCGGCGGCACGGCAATCAATCAAGACGACCAAGACGACGTGTTGAACCGATTCGCGTCCGAGACGATGAACCTACAGATCGGCGGCAAGGCGACGGTCGGGCGGGGTCGCGTTCGATGCGTCTTCGCATCGGTGAAGGGATAACTCATCATGAGGACGAACAGTCAGAAGATGGCTCAGGCGGCGTATACCGCTGTCGCCCAAACCTTTGATGAACTGCACGGTAAGGAACGCGACAAGTATCTGACCGTATCGCGCGGCTTCCCGACGCTCGTGCACGCATGCGGACTGGCGCAGGCGGTCGCGTTCGCGCGTGCGAAGCAGAACGACTACGAGCGCTACATGAAGGATCTCGCTGAAGTCCTGGGCGCCGCTGGCAACGACGACGTAGCAACCGTTGACGGACTCGACCACGCGTCGCGCAACGAACCAGTATCCGGGTATCTGCGGCTGAGTCGTACCGCCCTACAATCGGCGAATTGGATCAAGCGGTACGCCGAAGCCCTGAAGGAGGATTGACATGCGACACGCGCTCAGCGGCGTCAACCGCGGCTTCGGGGAGCACGCCGGACTGATCCTGCAGCGCTATGCGAAGGAAGCGACTCCCAACAACGCACCCGAGAAACGTGCTCTGCTCGATGACGCGATACGCTGCGTGAAGAACCAGCCCGTGCGCGAGCTCTACGCGCTCGCCTTCGACCGCTGGAAAGACTCCTTCGACGGCGACGAACGGAACATTTCCGCCGACCTCAAGACGCGGGACCGGGACCGACTCATCGTCGGGCTCGGCTCGCAGAACGTCCTCGAAACGGGTCTGCGGCTCCACCACACCTACGGAACGCCGATCCTTCCCGGCTCCGCGTTGAAGGGGCTCGCCGCACATTATTGCGCTCAGATGTGGGGCGAGAAACATGGCGGCGATGCCTCGCCCGGCGAGAACAAGCCCTTCCGCAAGTGCGGGCAGTTTTATGAACTCCTGTTCGGGAAGGGAGGCGACAACGACAGCGCGGTTGGCGTCATCACCTTCCACGACGCCTGGATTACGCCGGAGTCGTTGGAGAAAGGCGCGCTCAAACTCGATGTGATGACGCCGCATCACCGAGCATGGCAGAACAACGACGCGCCGCCGACCGACTTCGACAGTCCGATTCCCGTCTCGTATCTGTCTGTGACAGGAACGTTTCACGTCGTCGTGTCGTGGAGCGGGCCTGAGTCGGATCAATCGCGGAAATGGACGGAACTCGCAATGACGCTCCTCAAAGACGCTCTAGGAGATTGGGGCGTCGGCGGCAAGACGAGTAGCGGCTACGGGCGGCTCGTTGACCCGATCGCAGCGCAGCCAGCGCCCGGCGCGCAGAACCTGGTCCCGGAACCCGCAGCGAAACGCGATTCCGGCACGGCCGCGACAGTGAAGATTGTCGAAGCGCGTCCCAAGGGAGGTTTCAACGTCCAGGAAGAGGGCTATCCGCAAGGGACGTTGACCGTCGGCACGCCGCCGAATCCGCTGCCGGAGATCGGAGCCGTTGTCAAAGTGAAGGTTCATATCGGCGATCCGAAACGCCCGCAATACCGTTGGAGTTGAGCCATGCGAACCAGCCGACCGCAACATCTGATATGTACTGTCGGCGTCAGCCTATTCCTACCGAATCTAAATGGACTCCGAGCAAAACTGTTGGACGGAACGATCCCCCCGGAGCGTAAGAAACTGGCCGAGGCGTATGTCGCCAAGGATTGGCCCCGCGTCGCGCAGGAGCTCGACCACATAGACGCCAACGAGCAGATTTGCGGCGCCGAGATCAACTCCGTCGCAAGCATGATCGAAAAGCAATATGTCGCACCTAACTGCGGACTTTTCTTCCTGCACTCAGAAACCGAGGCAGGAAACGACGTGGCAACCATCCTCAGAGCCTACTACGAGATCAAGGGGCATACGACCGTCAAGACCATATCCGTCAAAGACCTTCAGGACGAAGACCCCAAACGATTCCGCACGAAAGGATTGCGAAATCTCGCCCGCGAGGTCTGCGCATTGATCCGCGACTATTCTCCTCATGCGTGCGCGATTAACGCGACGGGCGGATACAAAGCGCAGATTGCGATTGGCGTGTTACTCGGTCAGGCGATCGGTGTTCCCGTCTATTACAAGCACGAACGGTTCCCGGAGATCATCGCGTTCCCGCCGATGCCCGTGGCGCTTGACTTCGAACTCTGGATGCGCGCGAGCGGAATGCTCTACGATTTATCCCGGACTCTCGACCCGGTTCCGGAACGCGAATATGCCGACGAATGGGACGAACGCTATGAAAGCCTCGTCGAGCGAGTATCCATTGACGGCGTCGCATATCTCGAACTCTCGCCCACCGGCCAGATATTTCATGAGACGTTCCGCGAGCGATTCCGCACGGCACGAGACGAGGTGCTCCCCCCGACCGCGTTGACGAAATTCGACCCACGCATCGAAAGAGCCGGATGGCGAGGAGTGCATCCGGAAGTCGAAGAGTTCATGAGTCGAGTCACGAACGAAGTGCCACAAGTCGTCCAGTGTTCAACTTTCTACTACAATCCAGATTTGCCGAGTCGAGCGCGATTTCGGCTAGGAAGCGGCGGTATCGAGGGCATATTCTCTAACGGAACCTACACGGTCAAATTCCGCGTTGAAACCACGGCGAAGACACCAGGACAAAGCGCGGCAGTCGTCGCCTTTCTCAACCAATGGTTGAGCGACCAAGCGTGATGATTCGTCGTGGGGATCGGCTCGATGAACTACGACGCGACCCGAAGCGCCCGGCCGATGCAACGGTAGCCGCCTGGAGTTGATTTCCGCATGACCCCCAACCTCGAACAACTCACCGTCACGCGCTTCCGCGTCGAGGTCGAACTCGCGGAGCCGACTCCCTGGTCGCCGCTCGTCGCGTGGGTGGTCGCGGGCGCGTTCGGAGCCGCCGTCGAGTCCGACCCCGAACTCAAAGGCGCGCTCTTCAAAACAGGCGACGCGCATCCGATCCTCTTCGAGACTACCCCGTCCGACGGCGTTCAAGATATGGCGGCGTTCACCAAATCCTTCCCGCCCGACGCAGGTCCCTTCAGCGTTCACGACCTCGCGCATCACATCGTCATCGCCTACGCCCGGCACGTCGCTTTCGACCTGCTCTTCATCGGCGACGCCGCGCGACACGCGCAACGGGCGCTCGGCGCGCTTTGGCGTCTACAGGAAACCGGACTCGGCAGGTATCGCTACGCGACGGAATCGCGCGTCCCGTTCCGAATCGTGCGCGTCGCCCACCTCGACGCGGCGGGCTCCGAAACAAACCTCATCGTCGTCGCTCCGCCCAACCGTCTGAGCCGCGTCGAGAACATGGACTTCGGTTCGTTCCCGCCCACGTTCACGCTCGAAGAGGCTTTCGGACGCGCGGCATCGCTCGCGAAGGAACCCCATCTCCGCATCGAGCTGTTGACGCCGCTCCTCCTCCGCCGAACGGTGCGCGACGAGTCGCGCGGCGAGCAGAAGGTCGCCGAACAGGAGCCGACGTTATTGTCGCTCGTCTCGAAGGCGCGGCGTCGCGTTCTCGACCTCCTGAGCCGGTACCCGGACCCGCGTTTCGCGGATCGTCCCGTCGTCGAAGCGCCGCGCTTCGAGCTGCCCGATTCCTGCGATGAGCGATGGAGCTACCGTTACTGGATCGACGAGGATGTTTCTTCGCTGTCGCAGTCGGAACGTCGGATTCGGGGCGTCGTCGGAAGCCTGTCGGTTCCGACTCCACCGTTTGAATCGCTGTTGTTCTTAACGTTGGTGGAACAGATTCACCTCGGTAAGGACGCGATTCGCGGCATGGGCAGGATGCGGCTCGTTTCCGAACGACTCCCTACGAACGACTCGCTCGTTCGCTGAACGCATCGAGGAAGGCGGTAATATGCCCGACGACCGTCGAACGACGCTCGAACGCGCGTTTTCGAACTCCGGTTGGCTGACGCCGTGGGACAGGCTGTGTGTCGAGTTCGGCTGCGTCGCCTACGCGACCGATCCAAGCCTTCTCGACGCGAGTTTTCGACGGGATGCTCATTACGTCGCGGTCGGCAACGACATCCTGTCGCGGACGATAACGCCCACTGTCTACATGATCACCGACAAGCCGCAAAAGAGCCGCAATCTCGTCGTTCTGGAACCTTCCCTACTCGATAACGTCGAGGTCTGGCGCGCGCCAAGAGGCGGGATGCTGACCAACCGAAACACGGCGTTCATCAAGACGTTCTGGTCGCGACCCAACAGCGCCCGCTACGACGATAGAGGACTACGCGATTGCGCGAATCTGAAAGACGCGCCGTTGTCTCGATTCCGCGACGAGCTTGCGGCGTTCAAAGCCGAGAAGCAGGTAACCAAAGTCGAGCGAGAAACCCGCCGGACTCGACCCGAGCCAAATGCGAACGAGCTCCTACGGAACGCGCTGGCGTCGGTGAACGTCGCATCCGAAGACGCGACTGCTGTTCACTCGAACTACTTCCGAGACGGCGACTTCGACGCCTACTGGAGCGTCGTCTACGGCGTATTTCACCCGGACATCGCGCGACTGAACGTGACAAGCGCGCGCGACTTCCTCACGCGATCCATCGCCCTCTACGAGAGTGACCCCGGCTCGTTCGCAATCGACGTGAACCTCGCGCTCGAGGCGATTCGTCGTTTGTTGACGACGATGCCAGACGCTGCGCGCGCCCTCTTGCTCCGCCGCATCCGGCGTCCGACGATTCTGTTACGGGACATGGGCGCTGGCGGCAGCATTCGCCGAAGACAGGTCGACGCCTATGGCCGTCTCAATGCGGCGTTCGAGCGCATCGCGCGGGAGCTCGACGACCGCGGATTCTCGCCGCTCGCTGCGGAGCGTTTCGCGCTGATGCTCGGGTTTGTTGCGCTGTGGACGGAGTAGATAAAAACGGTCGGAAACCGACGCGACTCGATAGCCTACTGTAGATGAGACGAAGCGGATCGCCTTCGGTGTGATGTCGTTCGCGAATCTCGGACAGGCGCTCACGTCGGCATAGCTACTCTACGGTGCTCTCAACAGGAGCTAAATCA from Candidatus Poribacteria bacterium includes the following:
- a CDS encoding IS66 family transposase, with the translated sequence MTRIQTFTRDQLEAPDKESLIAIILLMQERIAALETEVRSLRDQLAKNSGNSNKPPSSDGYPKPSPKSLRTKGQRKPGGQPRHKGHTLEQVAQPDRVVEHPIETCP
- the cmr1 gene encoding type III-B CRISPR module RAMP protein Cmr1 yields the protein MPRAVPDCPGRPKETAARLVTKDYAIRLITPMFGGGVEAGSPDPSYPIRGTAIRGQLQFWWRATRGAVYPDKDALFERHAAVWGTTERASPVEIEVVDVQTDAPASCATYTRRNDGRLQLQWNSPFANTPLPYALFPFQGQLNRPRTDVEKQPADFIRQVSFVLRVRFPESLRQDVETAVWAWVNFGGLGARTRRGCGALFCKELAPANANGLGDWVKQRIPNASPVRDWPTLLSAMRIAANAEPLAAWARAVGLMRDFRQGVNFARNPGNPPSRPGRSRWPEPDTIRRVTNKWENNHQPRQYIPNAFPRAELGLPIVFHYQSSHDPEDTDLYPEGSKRMASPLILKPLALADGNAIPMILRLATPQLTAVDLKRGNNSLTLPPNTAIRGAHLTAYQHAPFDSPLADAPNTGSALDAFCAYASKKGFTEVQL
- the cas10 gene encoding type III-B CRISPR-associated protein Cas10/Cmr2; the encoded protein is MSSHLLALSVGPVQEFIAASRRTRDLWFGSYLLSEISKAVARSVRIDGGKLIFPSPDNADELEPQTGSDDDARALNVANIIIAELKDRDPSVVVQNAKNAARARWRKFADDVFDDPKITRAIREEIWKDQVNDVVEFYAAWVPFNGANYPLARKRVTQLLAGRKNCRDFCPAKGRAKVPKSSLDGLRESVLVERRDDWSAKTKRSLRVRDGEQLDVVGVVKRAAGGDRPYPSVSRVAADPWLRGVKDDDLEPFKEVCASFGGNALHRLDTEIYPRYERFPYEGTAVYRNRYKELEEETGVDIKPLADALKALTDKHKEPNPYLSVLVADGDRMGPAISELKDIGEHQAFSKALSTFAESAKAIVREHRGVLVYAGGDDVLAFLPVDQCLSCARKLHDTFGELLKEQSKETKQELTLSVGVAIAHFLDNLEDLLNFGREAEKHAKNPQDDDRKPDGTKQEKRNGLAVHLLKRGGSPITVRANWSDDLDERLATMAEWLADGKLPTRLANELRGIADAYERWDDGNALENAIQKDALRVVGKKQPPSEGAMGNIGDMIRARVKNAATLKRFANELLVARQMETALRQIRHETAQGDDE
- a CDS encoding CRISPR-associated protein Cmr3; amino-acid sequence: MTTFLELTCRDPIVSRDGRPFGVGQGNRMKSVGWLLPSVVAGSLRTMIGKAAGRDFSDATAKDLLQMSVAGVFPVADGRLYYPAPNDCVVEKPDDGAKPAIHQGKLEAIRDGEGCDLPGGLAPVTLKGEDFKPGPKPDWWRDDHYAKWLVTDEKDFAFDETFLQAPCLDERTHVSLDPAAGAAAEGELFTTAALAATHLPRYGAKPDDLFSRRFAEIRLTARVVADGWCGEKVEPLNGVHPLGGERRLVHWRSVAEMASKWKCPPAVADTLSKKPTRLRMVLATPAIFCGGWKPGWLDAELRGTPPGASMTLQLKGVCIERWRAVSGWSLAEPRGPKPVKRMVPAGGVYFFDVVAGDASGLAERWLEPVSDDEQDRRNGFGLALWGVA
- the cmr4 gene encoding type III-B CRISPR module RAMP protein Cmr4 — its product is MATKLYWLHTLSPTHVGTGRGIGYIDLPVQRDKVTNWPLIPGSAIKGVWADYYGATDKKRDGDDEGARWLRAAFGKGGDDSSNAGSLIPTDARLVCLPVRSFRGTFAWCASPMALRMLHRDLALAGVGNLPLIPALDVETTVLHPSQAASALVDEHRIYLEDLDFTAQSNDEAGDWANQIAKWVFPGDANKDWRTAFMKRFAVLPDSVFDYLTETGTEVTARVRIDDDSKTVATGQLWNEESLPVETILAGFVACDRVYARGGTAINQDDQDDVLNRFASETMNLQIGGKATVGRGRVRCVFASVKG
- the cmr5 gene encoding type III-B CRISPR module-associated protein Cmr5, encoding MRTNSQKMAQAAYTAVAQTFDELHGKERDKYLTVSRGFPTLVHACGLAQAVAFARAKQNDYERYMKDLAEVLGAAGNDDVATVDGLDHASRNEPVSGYLRLSRTALQSANWIKRYAEALKED
- the cmr6 gene encoding type III-B CRISPR module RAMP protein Cmr6; translation: MRHALSGVNRGFGEHAGLILQRYAKEATPNNAPEKRALLDDAIRCVKNQPVRELYALAFDRWKDSFDGDERNISADLKTRDRDRLIVGLGSQNVLETGLRLHHTYGTPILPGSALKGLAAHYCAQMWGEKHGGDASPGENKPFRKCGQFYELLFGKGGDNDSAVGVITFHDAWITPESLEKGALKLDVMTPHHRAWQNNDAPPTDFDSPIPVSYLSVTGTFHVVVSWSGPESDQSRKWTELAMTLLKDALGDWGVGGKTSSGYGRLVDPIAAQPAPGAQNLVPEPAAKRDSGTAATVKIVEARPKGGFNVQEEGYPQGTLTVGTPPNPLPEIGAVVKVKVHIGDPKRPQYRWS
- a CDS encoding putative CRISPR-associated protein, which gives rise to MRTSRPQHLICTVGVSLFLPNLNGLRAKLLDGTIPPERKKLAEAYVAKDWPRVAQELDHIDANEQICGAEINSVASMIEKQYVAPNCGLFFLHSETEAGNDVATILRAYYEIKGHTTVKTISVKDLQDEDPKRFRTKGLRNLAREVCALIRDYSPHACAINATGGYKAQIAIGVLLGQAIGVPVYYKHERFPEIIAFPPMPVALDFELWMRASGMLYDLSRTLDPVPEREYADEWDERYESLVERVSIDGVAYLELSPTGQIFHETFRERFRTARDEVLPPTALTKFDPRIERAGWRGVHPEVEEFMSRVTNEVPQVVQCSTFYYNPDLPSRARFRLGSGGIEGIFSNGTYTVKFRVETTAKTPGQSAAVVAFLNQWLSDQA